TACAAAGCTTCAAGTCTTTGTTTTCCGGAGACTACCAAAGGCTTCCCAAATCCCCTCCTAACAATCCCTTTTCTTACACGCCCAGCTTGGACATGAATTTTGTCCAACCTACGACGACTGATCACAACGAGTTGGACAAGTTCTACACTGACTTCACCAACAAATGGGATTCGGACAAAGACAGGGCAAAGAAGGGGAGCAAGAAACAAGAAACAGAGGTTTATAGTGGGAGCTTCATGGAGTTCTCGCAGACCTACCCGACGAAGAAGAATCATAATCATCATGAGGAGATCATGAAAAGACGAGAAGATCATTCGTGTTCTAAAGGCCGTACCCGTACGCGAGGGGGAAAGGCAAACTGGTTGGTCGTACAAAAGCTAAAGGAGTTGGAGATGTTGGATATGAGTAATGTGGATCATCTGTTGGACATAGAAGAGGTTCTTCATTACTATTCTCGCCTCACTTGCCCGGCCTACCTTGACATTGTCGACAAATTTTTCATGGACATGTGCGCCGAATTCTTTGGTGCCGGAACGTTAACACCTGCGCGCAGCATGATCAGTACTTCAAGGCTGAGGCCACGATCAGTAAGGTCGTAGACTTTCCTCTTTGGAGATATGTATTTGGAGAGTTAGTGAagcaaaagagagaagaaagtcTGCAGAAACATAATTGAAGACTTTCTTTTGCATGCATGTGAATTGTGAAGTACCCcaagtttcttttatttttaaaatctgTCTTCTCGATTGATTCGCTTTGTTCATAGACTCGATCCCGTTTGTTGATTATTGTTTGGGGTACTGTTTTCTAAATAATTTCggcttatttatttttctttccgtGATTGATGCATTGACATACAACTCTCATGATCGATCGACCTTCTTAATTTCGATCTTGAACATTTCTCGGTTTCAGCTCTTCGATCGTTTTGGAATAGAAA
The Alnus glutinosa chromosome 14, dhAlnGlut1.1, whole genome shotgun sequence genome window above contains:
- the LOC133857410 gene encoding uncharacterized protein LOC133857410 codes for the protein MLLRNSISNTKKFFRKTLQSFKSLFSGDYQRLPKSPPNNPFSYTPSLDMNFVQPTTTDHNELDKFYTDFTNKWDSDKDRAKKGSKKQETEVYSGSFMEFSQTYPTKKNHNHHEEIMKRREDHSCSKGRTRTRGGKANWLVVQKLKELEMLDMSNVDHLLDIEEVLHYYSRLTCPAYLDIVDKFFMDMCAEFFGAGTLTPARSMISTSRLRPRSVRS